A stretch of the Coprobacillus cateniformis genome encodes the following:
- a CDS encoding UvrD-helicase domain-containing protein: MPFNEGQLKAIQQRDASILVSAPAGSGKTKILVSRIVELLKEGYEIFDFLVLTFTQAAGNEMKQRLSEELHQLVSTDIDLTLKEHLEKQILNLPHAYMTNFHGFCNLLLMKYGYLVNVMPGFEINSDPSMIKKAVLQECLEKWILEEHIKEFLSLYFPGYSLDAFSSLLLSIDELSHSIDDFYGFVDHMKKQNYDTLSSALEEWPLFPYLKQIFYNESVLALNKLIELKYYAENHNLTDFYERPDEQTEKNQELPIPFEAYYDYLDERIKVFSQPITYDTLVSMASSSVPKAYNMNWKEIDPDTKKTFTKMKTDILLSYNKSVKTYLEEDPDDFVRKLQISYQAIDILISEGHLLNQFQNAYQERKKQLNQLDFSDLERYAHQLLEPQYGIVDVLYHRLKEIMVDEYQDTNQIQESLLLKISEYQQPAIPLFMVGDMKQSIYRFRQADPQIFSDKYDTFSLSDEDCQKTHTRRIDLVFNYRSSKIVLDSINYIFNQIMDKDIGGLEYYLDDSARLNYDYVGKENNQKESARTRFFSEKHLATEILIDIYNPASSLDKEQYEAHMVAQKILKLKQEMKIQNKPVDFKDMVVLMRSTVSFLTFKKVFDLYQIPNHIVLSQGLMNSNEIENMMTFLQGLAHPYDDIALLSILRQPYTMSNIDMETIAKLRTDHKEISLYECLSLSSDKRVIDFLDIFNELRLYSYTHSPYEVLKEIYRLTDYPLFVSKLINGSQRKSNLDLFLEIVLQTQEQNPYLAELIETLKNSSDFAPAQSSSESDNVVEFMTIHKSKGLEFPIVFVCNMHKQFNTQDSKERMMIDKRLGIALKPRMRKNTENLNNLIIEYENCYRNMIARRQLDESINEEMRIFYVALTRASHKLILTGVLKSIDEIAALQEKLLVNESPDIYHRENAGTILLYDRLRKTNNYLSWTLSSILRHPQIIEQCLQIEQLKQRAQLLKKYHFEKQMTLDSTEHAMFCLFLTDDQTIEQSIPKRQKESLTMNGTIQEHYRSFKYPFDLEKPKTMSVTQLQAIADDHYLSLAKDEETALMTATDKGTLVHLLLSHLSFQEDHIEQLINQLYENHLYNEDGRQVLLAYQDQIYGFIHSDYYQMIKEASYIYKEKPFSYYDKNLDQVIHGIFDLVFVYKDQLYVLDYKTDRISKNNSEDALIEKHKVQLNYYQRVLKDMYKQDIKAIVYYLHISKGVEF, translated from the coding sequence ATGCCGTTTAATGAAGGACAATTAAAAGCTATCCAGCAAAGAGATGCATCTATTCTTGTCAGTGCTCCTGCTGGTAGTGGAAAAACAAAAATCTTAGTGAGTCGAATTGTTGAACTTTTAAAAGAAGGTTATGAAATTTTTGATTTCCTTGTTTTAACTTTCACTCAGGCTGCTGGTAATGAGATGAAACAAAGGTTATCAGAAGAACTTCATCAACTTGTTTCGACTGATATAGATTTAACTTTAAAAGAACATTTAGAAAAACAAATTCTTAATCTTCCTCATGCTTATATGACTAACTTTCATGGGTTTTGTAATTTGTTATTAATGAAATATGGTTATCTTGTTAATGTCATGCCTGGCTTTGAAATTAATAGTGATCCATCAATGATTAAAAAAGCAGTTCTTCAAGAATGTTTAGAGAAATGGATTCTTGAAGAGCATATAAAAGAATTTTTATCATTATATTTTCCTGGTTATTCTCTTGATGCTTTTTCTTCTTTATTATTGTCCATTGATGAACTTTCACATTCTATTGATGATTTTTATGGTTTTGTTGACCATATGAAGAAACAGAATTATGATACTCTCTCATCGGCTTTAGAAGAATGGCCATTATTTCCATATCTCAAACAGATCTTTTATAATGAAAGTGTTTTGGCTTTAAATAAATTAATTGAACTTAAATATTATGCTGAAAATCATAATCTCACAGATTTTTATGAAAGACCTGACGAACAAACTGAAAAGAATCAAGAATTACCAATTCCCTTTGAAGCATATTATGATTATTTGGATGAAAGAATCAAAGTTTTTTCACAACCCATTACATATGATACATTGGTAAGCATGGCTTCTTCATCAGTACCTAAAGCTTATAATATGAACTGGAAAGAAATTGATCCAGATACAAAAAAAACATTTACAAAAATGAAAACAGATATTCTTTTGTCTTATAATAAATCTGTGAAGACATATTTAGAAGAGGATCCAGATGATTTTGTAAGAAAACTCCAAATAAGTTATCAAGCTATTGATATATTAATCAGTGAAGGTCATTTACTCAATCAATTTCAGAATGCTTATCAAGAAAGAAAGAAACAATTAAACCAATTAGATTTCTCTGATTTAGAAAGATATGCTCATCAATTATTAGAACCTCAATATGGTATCGTTGATGTGTTGTATCATCGTTTAAAAGAAATTATGGTAGATGAATATCAAGATACTAACCAAATCCAAGAATCATTATTATTAAAGATATCTGAATATCAGCAACCAGCTATTCCTTTGTTTATGGTTGGAGACATGAAGCAATCAATTTATCGATTTAGACAGGCTGATCCACAAATCTTCTCTGATAAATATGACACATTCTCATTGTCTGATGAAGACTGTCAAAAGACTCATACGAGAAGAATTGATTTGGTGTTTAATTATAGATCTTCTAAGATTGTTTTAGATTCTATTAATTATATTTTTAATCAAATTATGGATAAAGATATTGGTGGTTTAGAGTATTATCTAGATGATAGTGCAAGACTTAATTATGATTATGTAGGGAAAGAAAACAATCAAAAGGAAAGCGCAAGAACCCGATTTTTCTCTGAAAAACATCTTGCTACTGAAATCCTTATTGATATCTATAATCCAGCTTCTTCTTTAGATAAAGAACAATATGAGGCACATATGGTTGCTCAAAAAATACTAAAACTTAAGCAAGAAATGAAAATTCAAAATAAACCTGTTGATTTTAAGGATATGGTTGTTTTAATGCGTTCAACAGTTTCCTTCTTAACCTTTAAAAAGGTTTTTGATTTATATCAAATTCCAAATCATATTGTTTTATCACAAGGTCTTATGAATTCTAATGAGATAGAAAATATGATGACTTTTTTACAGGGATTGGCTCATCCATATGATGATATTGCTTTGTTAAGTATTTTAAGACAGCCATATACAATGAGCAATATTGATATGGAAACAATTGCAAAACTGAGAACTGATCATAAAGAGATATCTCTTTATGAATGTTTAAGTTTATCTTCTGATAAACGTGTTATTGACTTCTTAGATATATTTAATGAACTGAGATTATATAGTTATACTCATTCACCTTATGAGGTTTTAAAAGAAATTTATCGTTTAACTGATTACCCACTCTTTGTTTCAAAGCTTATTAATGGTTCACAACGTAAATCAAATCTTGATTTATTTTTAGAGATTGTTCTTCAGACTCAAGAACAGAATCCTTATCTTGCTGAGTTAATTGAAACATTAAAAAATTCATCAGACTTTGCACCTGCACAGTCATCTTCGGAAAGTGATAATGTTGTTGAGTTCATGACAATTCATAAATCTAAAGGTTTAGAATTTCCAATTGTTTTTGTATGTAATATGCATAAACAATTTAACACTCAAGATAGTAAAGAAAGAATGATGATAGATAAGCGTTTGGGGATCGCATTAAAGCCTCGTATGAGAAAAAACACAGAGAATCTTAATAATTTGATTATTGAATATGAGAATTGTTATAGAAATATGATAGCGAGACGTCAGTTAGATGAATCTATTAATGAAGAAATGCGTATTTTTTATGTTGCATTAACTCGTGCTTCTCATAAATTAATCCTGACAGGTGTGCTTAAAAGTATTGATGAGATTGCAGCCTTGCAAGAAAAACTATTGGTTAATGAAAGTCCCGATATCTATCATCGTGAAAATGCTGGTACCATCTTATTATATGACCGTTTACGTAAAACAAATAACTACTTATCATGGACACTCTCATCAATTCTACGTCATCCTCAGATTATTGAACAATGTCTACAAATTGAACAACTCAAACAAAGAGCACAATTATTAAAAAAGTATCATTTTGAAAAACAAATGACACTTGATTCAACTGAGCATGCTATGTTTTGTTTATTCCTAACCGATGATCAAACAATAGAACAGTCTATTCCAAAACGCCAAAAAGAAAGTTTAACAATGAATGGAACTATACAAGAACACTATCGTTCTTTCAAATATCCATTTGATTTAGAAAAACCAAAAACAATGTCTGTTACTCAACTTCAAGCGATTGCTGATGATCATTATTTATCATTGGCTAAGGATGAAGAAACAGCATTAATGACAGCTACTGACAAAGGAACACTTGTCCATCTTTTATTAAGTCATTTGTCTTTCCAGGAAGATCATATTGAACAACTGATTAATCAGTTATATGAAAACCATTTATATAATGAAGATGGTAGACAAGTTTTACTTGCCTATCAAGACCAAATATATGGTTTTATCCATAGTGATTATTATCAAATGATTAAAGAAGCATCTTATATTTATAAAGAGAAACCATTTTCATATTATGATAAAAATCTTGATCAAGTTATACATGGTATTTTTGACTTAGTTTTTGTCTATAAAGATCAACTCTATGTCCTTGATTATAAAACAGATCGTATTTCTAAAAATAATAGTGAAGATGCATTAATTGAAAAACATAAAGTTCAATTAAATTACTATCAAAGAGTCCTTAAAGATATGTATAAGCAAGATATTAAAGCTATTGTTTATTATTTACATATTTCAAAAGGGGTAGAATTTTAA